In the genome of Persephonella sp. KM09-Lau-8, one region contains:
- a CDS encoding RluA family pseudouridine synthase, protein MKKVKVKESQALKDFVAQQLGISKKKAKELIDNKLVFVNNKRIWIASHQLQAGDIVELPVYQETKNWNIENSIIYEDPFIIAVNKPPFLESESKKGSVEDLLRTFKKDHKIRAIHRLDRETSGVLLFAKNNKVFEKFKKLWQDKSVEKIYLAISVGEAPFKKKVINIPVEKKYAKSIVYTQKKSSGFTLFKVQIPTGRKHQIRIHLAKIGFSIVGDKTYGIKETNNPLLKNVKRQLLHAYTISFFHPFLKRKVLIKAKPFPDFENFGKITRLL, encoded by the coding sequence ATGAAAAAGGTTAAAGTAAAAGAAAGTCAGGCATTAAAGGATTTTGTTGCACAGCAGCTGGGTATTTCAAAGAAAAAAGCAAAAGAGCTAATAGACAACAAACTTGTTTTTGTAAATAACAAAAGAATATGGATAGCATCCCATCAGCTACAGGCTGGAGATATTGTTGAACTTCCTGTTTATCAGGAAACAAAAAACTGGAATATTGAAAACTCAATTATCTATGAAGACCCTTTTATAATTGCAGTAAACAAACCGCCTTTCTTAGAAAGTGAAAGTAAAAAAGGAAGTGTTGAGGACTTACTGAGAACCTTCAAAAAAGACCATAAAATCAGAGCAATCCATAGACTTGATAGGGAAACTTCCGGTGTGCTTTTGTTTGCAAAAAATAACAAGGTCTTTGAGAAATTTAAAAAGCTATGGCAGGACAAATCTGTTGAAAAGATATATCTGGCAATATCAGTTGGAGAAGCACCTTTTAAGAAAAAAGTCATAAATATTCCTGTAGAAAAAAAGTATGCAAAAAGCATTGTTTACACCCAGAAAAAATCTTCAGGATTTACCCTTTTTAAAGTCCAGATACCTACAGGAAGAAAACATCAGATTAGAATACATCTTGCCAAAATAGGCTTTTCTATAGTTGGAGACAAAACTTACGGGATTAAAGAAACAAACAATCCACTACTGAAAAATGTTAAAAGACAGCTTTTGCATGCTTACACAATATCATTTTTCCATCC